The Lysinibacillus irui sequence TCATTAGAGAAAATGCTTGGAAAAACTTTAGCAGAGCAATCCACCAAATTTGCCATTCGACCAGAAGCCCTGCATCTTGAAAAAAGAGAGGGGGATTTATGTCTATCGGGGATAGCGAAGCAATCATTAATGAGTGGCAATATTATTCGAACTACATTTGATGGAGAAACCACATTTACAATGGAACAACTCCATCAACAAGGGTATTCGCTTGAAATGGGCAAATCCTATACGTGTTATGTCGCAAAAGAAGATGTGATTGCCCTATTATGACGTACGCAAAACTTGAGAGATTTGAATTTATTTTAAAACAATTAGATATAGAGGGAAAAATAATCGTTGCAAATATTGCCGATGCCCTTCAAGTGGCACCAGAAACAATTCGCCGTGATTTTGATGAATTAGAGCAGCAGCATTTACTAACAAGGGTTCATGGTGGAGCTATTAAATACACCAACGTTCGAAATGAGCCTGCTTTTTTACGCAAGCTACAAATGCAAAAAGAAGCAAAGCGCCAAATTGCTCGTATAGCTGCCAAACGCATTTGCGATGGCGATACCATTGCAGTTGATACAGGGACAACAACAGTTCATATGGCCGATTTCTTACTAGCTGTCGATGATATAACTGTTGTAACCAACTCGATCGCGGCAGCTATTCAATTTAATTTAGCCATTGAAGAGCGACGTATGACGGGCAAGGTCATATTACTAGGAGGTACGACAAATCCTAAACAATCTTCAGTCGCGGGTGCTATGACATTAGAAATGCTAGATAATATGAATTTTGATAAAGCCTTCTTATCTTGTGGTGGTATTAGTGATGGCATTGTTTATGATTACGATTTAGATGAATCTCTAGTTTCTAAAAAGATGCTCAAGCATAGTAAATTAAGTTATTTATTAGCCGATGCATCTAAGATGGATGGGAAATCATTTTTTCAAATCTGTCATCTAGAAGATTGTACAGAAATTCTGTGTGAAAGCACTTGTCCAATAGAATGGCAGGATTATGAGGAAAAATGGACGGTATGTAATGGAGGGAATAGCGGATGACAATAGATTATCATGTGCATTTAGAAGAAGGACCTTATTCATTTCGCTGGCTAGAGCGTACATCACAAGCATTAGATTTTTTCCATCAACATGATGCGATAGATAAAGGTTCGAAGGCACATATGACCGATCAACTACAGCGACTAGCAAAGCGAGTACAAGGTGGCTGTTATAGCGAGGAGTGGTTAGATTTATATCTTGAACAAGCAAAAAAGCTTGGCTTACGTGAAGTAGGCATTGTGGATCATTTATATCGTTTTCAAGAAACGCGTGCCTATTTCGAGCGCTTTATGCGGCTGGATGATAGTGAAATAGGTCAAATCCAGCGATATTGGCTAGAACGTGTTATGACAGAAAATATAACTGATTTTGTTAGTACCATCCAGCAGGCAAAGGAGAAATGGCGCCAACAGGGCATCGCTTTAAGGCTTGGTATTGAGGCTGATTATTTTGTCGGCGGGGAGGAAGAATTAACGGCCTTGCTAAATGATTATCCTTGGGATTATGTCATCGGTTCTGTCCATTTTGTTGATGGCTGGGGCTTTGATAATCCTCAAACACAATATGTTTTTGAGCAAATGGATCAATCTGCTTTACAACAAAGTTACGAGGAATTTTTTACAACGGTTGAGAACATGATTCTTTCCAATATGTTTGATTTTGTTGCCCATCTTGACAATTTTAAAGTGTTTAATTATCAAGTGGAGAATCATGAATTTAATGAGGCTTGGTATAAACGTATTGCTCAAGCGCTTACGTCAACGCAAACTGCTACTGAAATTAATGCTGGGCTGTATTATCGTTATCCTGTAAAGGAAATGTGTCCTGGCCCTCATTTTTTACAAACCCTACTGAACCATGGAGTTGCTTTTACAGTGTCCTCTGACGCCCATTTTCCTGATGATTTAGGTAAATATACATTTGCCAATACAGAATTGCTAAGGAGTTACGGTGTTCAATCGGTGGTTGCCTTTGAGCAACGGGTCAAAAAATGGCTAGATTTATGGTGAGAGTAAAAGGCACTTAAGTTTCAGAGTGCCTTTTAATTGTGTTACATAAGTACAATGGAGCTTGCATACAAATGATTAAATTCAATTTAATATGTGAGGCGAGTCAAATTGACATTCATTAATGAACAACCCTTTTTGCCTATTATTATCCAATCGGGTCAGCATGCCTATGGAGTAGCCCGCTCCTTTTATGAAGCCTATCGTATCAAAAGTCTTGTTATTGAGCCTGCTGTAAAGGATAGAAATATTCGTACGCTCCTATTAGGCGGCTCACAAGGCGTTGCCACACAAAATAGCAGTATATTGGAGTTTCAATATGTAGAGAACTTAGATGAGCCTGCCTACTTTGTACAAGCTTTAATCGGAGTAGCACTGCAGTATCAACAGAAGAAATTGATTTTAATCGTTTGTGACTGCTATTACGCAGAGCTTATCATTGAAAATAAAGTACAGCTTGAAAAATATTTTATTTTACCTTATATTGATCAAACTTTGCTTAAGAGGGTGCAAACGAAGGAAAAATTTTATCAGCTTTGTGATCAGTATCAATTAAACTATCCCCAAACCATCATTATAACTAAACAGCACCTACCGGGTAAACTCCCTTTCCAGTATCCAGTTATCATTAAACCCTCTAATCCAGTGGCCTATACGAATTGTTCTTTTCCAGAAAAGAAAAAAATTTTTTTTGTGCAGGATGCCGCTGAGATGCAGCATATTATTCAATCTATTTATCGTTCTAGCTATCAAGATGCCTTGATAGTACAAGAATTTATTCCAGGCGATGATTCTTCTATCCGTGTACTAGATGTTTTTGTAGGAAGAGATCACAAAGTCAAATTAATGTGTATCAGCAACAAGCTGCTTGAAGATCCATCCCCACAGAATAAAGGTATTTCTTTAGCTGTTATGACTGATTACGATGAACAGCTAATGGAGTCCATCCGGCACTTTTTAGAGGACATAGGCTATAGCGGTTTTGCTAATTTCGATATGAAATATGATGCCAAAGTCGGAGTATACAAGCTATTTGAAATGAATTTACGTGCAGGGGCTTCAAGTCACTATGTGACAGCAAGCGGTTATAATTTAATGCAGTATATGGTGGATGACTACTTACTTGGCATACATCATGAACGAACGTATGTC is a genomic window containing:
- a CDS encoding DeoR/GlpR family DNA-binding transcription regulator, producing MTYAKLERFEFILKQLDIEGKIIVANIADALQVAPETIRRDFDELEQQHLLTRVHGGAIKYTNVRNEPAFLRKLQMQKEAKRQIARIAAKRICDGDTIAVDTGTTTVHMADFLLAVDDITVVTNSIAAAIQFNLAIEERRMTGKVILLGGTTNPKQSSVAGAMTLEMLDNMNFDKAFLSCGGISDGIVYDYDLDESLVSKKMLKHSKLSYLLADASKMDGKSFFQICHLEDCTEILCESTCPIEWQDYEEKWTVCNGGNSG
- a CDS encoding histidinol phosphate phosphatase domain-containing protein, producing the protein MTIDYHVHLEEGPYSFRWLERTSQALDFFHQHDAIDKGSKAHMTDQLQRLAKRVQGGCYSEEWLDLYLEQAKKLGLREVGIVDHLYRFQETRAYFERFMRLDDSEIGQIQRYWLERVMTENITDFVSTIQQAKEKWRQQGIALRLGIEADYFVGGEEELTALLNDYPWDYVIGSVHFVDGWGFDNPQTQYVFEQMDQSALQQSYEEFFTTVENMILSNMFDFVAHLDNFKVFNYQVENHEFNEAWYKRIAQALTSTQTATEINAGLYYRYPVKEMCPGPHFLQTLLNHGVAFTVSSDAHFPDDLGKYTFANTELLRSYGVQSVVAFEQRVKKWLDLW
- a CDS encoding carboxylate--amine ligase, producing MTFINEQPFLPIIIQSGQHAYGVARSFYEAYRIKSLVIEPAVKDRNIRTLLLGGSQGVATQNSSILEFQYVENLDEPAYFVQALIGVALQYQQKKLILIVCDCYYAELIIENKVQLEKYFILPYIDQTLLKRVQTKEKFYQLCDQYQLNYPQTIIITKQHLPGKLPFQYPVIIKPSNPVAYTNCSFPEKKKIFFVQDAAEMQHIIQSIYRSSYQDALIVQEFIPGDDSSIRVLDVFVGRDHKVKLMCISNKLLEDPSPQNKGISLAVMTDYDEQLMESIRHFLEDIGYSGFANFDMKYDAKVGVYKLFEMNLRAGASSHYVTASGYNLMQYMVDDYLLGIHHERTYVQTKHIWSLLPPKTLLKYMRNEKLKIEAKRLMKEGRYTDALLYKKDVNIKRWIKLKLYNRYLHVKYHKYFHESD